The following proteins are encoded in a genomic region of Cryptomeria japonica chromosome 11, Sugi_1.0, whole genome shotgun sequence:
- the LOC131860221 gene encoding uncharacterized mitochondrial protein AtMg00860-like, whose translation MNNIFREYVDDFVLIFIDDILIYSKNEEEHKKHLRTVLQRLRDRKIFGKFSKCAFFQEKVYYLGHVISAEGISIDPAKIEVILDWPTPQSVTKVKSFMGLAGYYMKYVEVFLKIAAPIASLQKKENKFEWTKKCKEAFHLLKQKLTTTPVLTIPDPNGHFTVIIDASSEGVGVVLMQKGKVVAFESWKLKQYELNYAPHDLEILAIVHALQMWRHYLLGKPFELKTNHLGLKYIFT comes from the coding sequence ATGAACAACATTTTTAGAGAGTACGTAGATGATTTTGTGCttatattcattgatgatatattgATCTATTCCAAGAATGAAGAGGAACACAAGAAGCACTTAAGGACAGTCTTGCAACGATTAAGAGATCGAAAGatttttggaaagttttcaaagtgtgctttctttcaagaAAAGGTGTACtacttaggtcatgttatatctgcTGAAGGAATTtcaattgatcctgcaaagatagagGTAATTTTGGATTGGCCAACACCTCAGAGTGTTACAAAGGTCAAAAGTTTTATGGGTCTTGCAGGATATTACATGAAGTATGTGGAAGTTTTTTTAAAGATAGCGGCACCTATTGCTTCACTTCAGAagaaggaaaataaatttgagtggaCTAAGAAGTGCAAAGAAGCATTTCACCTTTTGAAGCAGAAGTTGACAACAACACCGGTATTGACTATACCAGATcctaatggacacttcacagtgatTATAGATGCTTCAAGTGAAGGTGTAGGAGTAGTGTTAATGCAGAAAGGAAAGGTGGTTGCTTTTGAGTCTTGGAAACTGAAACAATATGAATTGAATTATGCACCACATGACTTGGAGATTTTAGCTATAgttcatgcattacaaatgtggaggcattaccttctaGGGAAGCCATTTGAGTTGAAGACAAACCACTTAGGACTGAAATATATCTTTAcatag